The following coding sequences lie in one Arachis ipaensis cultivar K30076 chromosome B03, Araip1.1, whole genome shotgun sequence genomic window:
- the LOC107633797 gene encoding uncharacterized protein LOC107633797: MIISCWNVRGLRGDGKLGMVKALKQKYKLNLLGLIETKRVVLTKYDVARLWGNGSVGWEFVESIGSVGGLVLMWDEVEFNVQHCHKGERWLCVVGVVTKTNFICAVCLVYGAHGREKKRGVWEELSYIAGLCQVPFCFLGDFNEILQVEERQGGTSLPASADEFQRWVHDMQLIDLPLTDRKYTWFQGRSCSRIDRVLVSVEWAEKYPDIRLRGGPRGCLITVR, translated from the coding sequence ATGATTATAAGTTGctggaatgttagggggttgaGAGGGGACGGAAAATTGGGTATGGTGAAAGCTTTGAAGCAGAAGTATAAGTTGAACTTGCTAGGGTTGATTGAAACTAAAAGAGTGGTGCTTACTAAATATGATGTTGCAAGGCTGTGGGGTAATGGGTCTGTTGGGTGGGAATTTGTGGAGTCGATAGGGTCGGTTGGGGGGCTTGTACTGATGTGGGATGAGGTAGAATTTAATGTACAACATTGTCATAAAGGTGAACGGTGGTTGTGTGTGGTAGGGGTGGTAACAAAGACTAACTTCATTTGTGCTGTTTGTTTGGTGTATGGAGCACATGGGAGGGAGAAGAAGCGAGGGGTGTGGGAAGAATTGAGCTATATTGCGGGTTTATGTCAGGTCCCATTTTGCTTTTTAGGGGACTTTAATGAAATTTTGCAAGTAGAGGAGCGACAAGGGGGGACTAGTTTGCCGGCGTCAGCGGATGAGTTTCAGCGGTGGGTGCATGATATGCAGCTGATAGATCTACCCCTTACTGATAGAAAGTACACATGGTTTCAGGGTAGGTCCTGCAGTCGAATTGATAGGGTGTTAGTTAGTGTTGAATGGGCTGAGAAGTACCCGGACATTCGGCTAAGAGGGGGTCCGCGGGGTTGTCTGATCACTGTCCGTTGA